In Chitinivibrionales bacterium, one genomic interval encodes:
- a CDS encoding DUF5677 domain-containing protein: MDETIQEINRIESWVDACFKRSDLCDFNTLMKLGIESGNYIRNLAILCTGSLTKDEFITNKDSFELHDAVIVGHMVRLFKLYDHLLYSVSSDKGEIASIFSRLLFETYTIMKYLIINGKSSIDSFIKSSFKSTMEDYKYIKEREKERPLLNIEKRMVRKIENRINKVNLSIDDLMTNKHWKLDNRSFRQILDFLNDRDKSFEWGKAYSFLFGSQSAYIHGTWYDIQINHLEESGTGFLPKYSHDRVDPRYILPQSLIPIKASIDFLNWRKSDPDRFTINVLEKMAKLLLYLNEMDEIRIDKKAAKSNELQKDVVK, translated from the coding sequence ATGGACGAAACAATTCAAGAGATCAATAGAATTGAAAGTTGGGTTGATGCCTGTTTTAAAAGGTCAGATCTTTGTGATTTTAATACCTTGATGAAATTAGGAATTGAGTCAGGTAATTATATAAGAAATTTGGCAATTCTATGTACTGGCTCGCTTACAAAAGACGAATTTATTACAAACAAGGATTCCTTCGAATTACACGATGCAGTGATAGTGGGACACATGGTTCGTCTTTTCAAATTGTACGACCACCTCCTTTATTCAGTTTCTAGCGACAAAGGTGAAATCGCATCAATTTTTTCTAGATTACTTTTTGAGACTTACACAATAATGAAATATTTGATAATCAACGGGAAATCTTCAATAGACAGTTTTATAAAGTCATCGTTTAAATCAACTATGGAGGACTACAAATATATCAAGGAACGGGAAAAAGAACGTCCTCTTCTCAATATTGAAAAAAGGATGGTTAGGAAAATTGAAAACAGGATTAACAAGGTTAACCTTTCAATTGACGATCTGATGACTAACAAACATTGGAAACTTGATAATAGGTCATTCCGACAGATCCTTGACTTCCTTAACGACCGCGATAAATCTTTTGAGTGGGGCAAAGCATACTCCTTCCTCTTCGGAAGCCAAAGTGCTTATATTCATGGAACATGGTACGACATTCAAATCAACCATCTAGAGGAATCAGGCACCGGCTTTTTACCGAAATACTCTCATGACCGAGTTGATCCCCGCTACATATTGCCTCAAAGCTTAATACCAATAAAAGCATCCATTGATTTCCTAAACTGGAGAAAATCTGACCCTGACCGCTTTACAATTAACGTTCTTGAGAAAATGGCAAAGCTTCTTCTATATTTAAACGAAATGGACGAAATACGAATTGACAAAAAGGCGGCAAAATCCAATGAATTACAAAAGGACGTGGTTAAGTAA